The proteins below come from a single Parageobacillus toebii NBRC 107807 genomic window:
- the dusB gene encoding tRNA dihydrouridine synthase DusB, producing MFKIGDVEIKNRVVLAPMAGVCNSAFRLTVKEFGAGLVCAEMVSDKGIVYNNEKTLGMLYIDEREKPLSLQIFGGEKETLVEAAKFVDKHTNADIIDINMGCPVPKVTKCDAGAKWLLDPNKIYDVVAAIVDAVEKPVTVKMRIGWDENHIYAVENAQAVERAGGKAVAVHGRTRVQMYEGKADWNIIKQVKEAVNIPVIGNGDVKTPQDAKRMLEETGVDGVMIGRAALGNPWMIYRTVRYLETGELIPEPTVREKIEVCLLHLDRLIALKGEHIAVKEMRKHAAWYLKGVRGNAKIRNAINECDTREQLATLLLNFAEEVESKEQANAQAV from the coding sequence ATGTTTAAAATCGGAGATGTAGAAATTAAAAATCGTGTTGTTCTTGCTCCAATGGCCGGTGTGTGCAATTCGGCATTCCGTCTCACGGTAAAAGAGTTTGGGGCAGGGCTTGTTTGTGCGGAAATGGTAAGTGATAAAGGGATCGTGTACAATAACGAAAAAACGCTAGGCATGTTATATATTGATGAACGGGAAAAACCATTAAGTTTGCAAATTTTTGGCGGAGAAAAGGAAACGCTTGTAGAAGCCGCAAAATTTGTCGATAAACATACGAATGCGGATATCATCGATATTAATATGGGATGTCCTGTCCCAAAAGTCACGAAATGCGATGCGGGTGCGAAATGGCTTTTAGATCCAAATAAGATTTATGATGTAGTTGCCGCCATTGTAGATGCAGTGGAAAAACCTGTGACAGTAAAAATGCGAATCGGTTGGGACGAAAATCATATTTACGCAGTAGAAAACGCGCAAGCTGTAGAACGCGCTGGCGGTAAGGCAGTAGCGGTTCACGGAAGAACGAGAGTACAGATGTACGAAGGAAAAGCAGATTGGAATATCATTAAACAAGTAAAAGAAGCAGTGAATATTCCTGTCATTGGAAACGGGGATGTAAAAACACCGCAAGATGCAAAGCGGATGCTTGAAGAAACAGGCGTGGACGGCGTGATGATCGGACGCGCTGCACTTGGAAACCCATGGATGATTTACCGCACAGTCCGTTATTTAGAAACAGGGGAATTAATCCCGGAACCAACGGTAAGAGAAAAAATAGAAGTATGTCTTTTACATTTAGATCGCCTCATTGCATTAAAAGGCGAGCATATTGCAGTAAAAGAAATGCGGAAACATGCGGCATGGTATTTAAAAGGGGTGCGCGGTAACGCAAAAATTCGCAATGCCATTAATGAATGTGACACTCGTGAACAGCTTGCCACCCTTTTACTTAACTTTGCCGAAGAAGTAGAAAGCAAAGAACAGGCGAATGCACAGGCTGTGTAA
- the lysS gene encoding lysine--tRNA ligase, which translates to MSHEELNDQLLVRREKLNKLREMGIDPFGKRFERTHKAKELFDLYGDLSKEELEEKQIKVAVAGRIMTKRGKGKAGFAHIQDVTGQIQIYVREDTVGEEQYELFKTSDLGDIIGVYGTVFKTKVGELSIKVSSYEFLTKALRPLPEKYHGLKDIEQRYRQRYLDLIMNPESKNTFITRSRIIQAMRRYLDSHGYLEVETPMMHSIAGGAAARPFITHHNALDMPLYMRIAIELHLKRLIVGGLEKVYEIGRVFRNEGISTRHNPEFTMLELYEAYADFRDIMKLTENLIAHIAQEVLGTTKIQYGEHTVDLTPEWKRLHMVDAIKEYVGVDFWKQMSDEEARELAKEHGVEIAPHMTFGHIVNEFFEQKVEDKLIQPTFIYGHPVEISPLAKKNPDDPRFTDRFELFIVGREHANAFTELNDPIDQRERFEAQLKEREQGNDEAHEMDEDFIEALEYGMPPTGGLGIGVDRLVMLLTNSPSIRDVLLFPQMRNK; encoded by the coding sequence ATGAGTCATGAAGAATTAAACGATCAATTACTAGTCCGTAGGGAAAAATTAAATAAATTGAGAGAAATGGGAATTGATCCGTTTGGAAAACGGTTTGAGCGCACACATAAAGCAAAAGAGTTATTTGATTTATATGGGGATTTATCCAAAGAAGAGCTAGAAGAGAAACAAATAAAAGTTGCCGTCGCCGGACGTATTATGACAAAACGCGGCAAAGGTAAAGCTGGGTTTGCCCATATTCAAGATGTTACGGGGCAAATTCAAATTTACGTTCGTGAAGATACAGTTGGTGAGGAGCAATACGAGCTTTTCAAAACTTCTGACTTAGGAGATATTATCGGTGTTTATGGAACAGTATTTAAAACAAAAGTAGGAGAGCTGTCCATTAAAGTATCTTCTTATGAGTTTTTAACGAAAGCATTGCGTCCACTTCCAGAGAAATACCATGGACTAAAAGATATTGAACAACGCTATCGTCAACGGTACTTAGATTTAATTATGAATCCGGAGAGCAAAAATACGTTTATCACTCGCAGCCGAATTATTCAAGCGATGCGCCGCTACTTGGACAGCCACGGCTATTTAGAAGTAGAAACACCGATGATGCATTCCATTGCCGGAGGAGCAGCAGCTCGTCCATTTATCACTCACCATAATGCGTTGGATATGCCATTATATATGCGGATTGCGATCGAGCTTCATTTGAAACGTTTAATTGTCGGCGGATTAGAAAAGGTATATGAAATTGGGCGCGTGTTCCGTAATGAAGGGATTTCTACTCGACATAATCCGGAATTTACGATGCTTGAGCTATATGAAGCATATGCAGATTTCCGCGATATTATGAAATTGACAGAAAATTTAATTGCTCATATCGCGCAAGAGGTATTAGGAACGACAAAAATCCAATATGGAGAGCATACGGTTGATTTAACTCCTGAGTGGAAACGACTTCATATGGTAGATGCGATTAAGGAATACGTAGGTGTCGATTTTTGGAAACAAATGAGCGATGAAGAGGCTAGAGAATTGGCAAAAGAGCATGGTGTTGAAATAGCGCCGCACATGACGTTTGGTCACATTGTTAATGAGTTTTTTGAGCAAAAAGTAGAGGACAAGCTCATTCAACCGACGTTTATTTACGGACACCCGGTAGAAATCTCGCCGTTAGCGAAGAAAAATCCAGACGATCCGCGCTTCACAGATCGCTTTGAATTGTTTATCGTTGGTCGTGAACACGCGAATGCATTTACTGAGTTAAATGATCCGATTGACCAACGTGAGCGCTTTGAGGCACAGCTGAAAGAGCGAGAGCAAGGAAATGACGAAGCGCACGAGATGGACGAGGACTTCATTGAAGCGCTTGAATATGGAATGCCACCAACAGGCGGTTTAGGTATTGGTGTTGATCGACTTGTTATGCTATTAACAAATTCACCGTCTATTCGTGACGTATTGTTATTCCCGCAAATGCGTAATAAATAA
- a CDS encoding CtsR family transcriptional regulator, translating into MPNISDIIEQYLKQVLNMSGKDIVEIKRSEIADKFQCVPSQINYVINTRFTLERGYIVESKRGGGGYIRIMKVKTKSEAQLIDQLLELIQHRISQSNAEDIIDRLVEEKVITEREAKIMLSVMDRSVLYIDLPQRDELRARMLRAMLISLKYK; encoded by the coding sequence GTGCCAAACATTTCTGATATTATTGAGCAATATTTAAAACAGGTATTAAATATGAGCGGTAAAGACATTGTGGAAATCAAAAGAAGTGAAATTGCTGATAAATTTCAATGTGTTCCCTCACAAATTAATTATGTTATTAATACAAGATTTACGCTAGAGCGAGGATATATTGTTGAGAGTAAGCGCGGTGGCGGTGGTTACATCCGCATTATGAAAGTGAAAACAAAAAGTGAAGCACAGTTAATTGATCAACTGTTAGAATTAATCCAGCATCGGATTAGTCAATCAAATGCGGAAGATATTATTGATCGTCTTGTCGAGGAAAAAGTAATTACCGAACGAGAAGCAAAGATTATGCTAAGCGTAATGGACCGTTCTGTATTATACATCGATTTGCCCCAACGTGATGAATTGAGAGCACGCATGCTAAGAGCGATGTTGATATCGCTAAAATATAAGTAG
- a CDS encoding UvrB/UvrC motif-containing protein has protein sequence MICQECNQRPATVHFTKIINGEKTEFHLCEQCAQENSDMFMFYGNDDFSFNNLLAGLLNFSSPMKEMTSSPFQSTDILQCEKCAMTYHQFTKTGRFGCSNCYRTFARYLPPILKRLHSGNTTHAGKIPKRKGGTLHLRKQIAMLKQKLQELVAREEFEKAAEVRDQIRSLEYQLHQHRGGEM, from the coding sequence TTGATATGTCAGGAATGCAATCAAAGACCGGCAACAGTGCATTTTACGAAAATTATAAACGGCGAAAAAACCGAATTTCATCTTTGCGAACAATGCGCTCAAGAGAATAGTGATATGTTTATGTTTTACGGAAATGATGACTTTTCCTTTAATAATTTATTAGCTGGCCTGCTTAATTTTTCATCTCCAATGAAAGAAATGACGTCAAGCCCGTTCCAAAGCACCGATATTTTACAATGCGAGAAGTGTGCAATGACTTATCATCAGTTTACAAAAACAGGTCGTTTCGGCTGTTCAAACTGTTACCGCACATTTGCTAGATATTTACCACCAATATTAAAAAGACTCCATAGCGGAAATACAACCCATGCTGGAAAAATACCGAAACGAAAAGGTGGAACACTCCATCTGCGCAAGCAAATTGCTATGTTAAAACAAAAACTGCAAGAACTGGTGGCGAGAGAAGAATTTGAAAAGGCGGCAGAGGTTCGTGATCAAATTCGCTCTCTTGAATATCAGTTGCATCAACATCGAGGGGGGGAGATGTAG
- a CDS encoding protein arginine kinase, translating to MSFEKFFNTAVSSWMSQEGPDSDIVLSSRIRLARNIVDFQFPTVFNNEEAQQIVSLFEQTFAHRFYPSVGRFELLKMSELQLIEKRVLVEKHLISPHLAEDSPFGACLLSENEEISIMINEEDHIRIQCLFPGLQLTEALKVANELDDWIEEHVNYAFDEKLGYLTSCPTNVGTGMRASVMMHLPALVLTQQINRIIPAINQLGLVVRGTYGEGSEALGNIFQISNQITLGKSEEDIVEDLKSVVQQLIAQERMARETLVKTLNIQLEDRVFRSYGILANSRVIESKEAAQCLSDVRLGIDLGYIKNISRNILNELMILTQPGFLQQYAGGVLRPEERDVRRAALIRERLKMEERKAMEGDE from the coding sequence ATGTCGTTTGAGAAGTTTTTTAATACGGCGGTCAGTTCTTGGATGAGTCAAGAGGGGCCTGATTCTGATATCGTGTTAAGCAGCCGTATCCGTTTAGCAAGAAACATTGTTGATTTTCAGTTTCCAACAGTATTTAACAATGAGGAAGCACAGCAAATTGTTTCATTGTTTGAGCAAACATTTGCTCATCGTTTTTACCCGTCTGTCGGTCGTTTTGAATTGTTAAAAATGTCAGAGCTTCAACTGATTGAAAAAAGGGTATTGGTAGAAAAGCATTTAATTAGCCCGCATTTGGCAGAAGATTCTCCTTTTGGGGCGTGCTTGCTTTCAGAAAATGAAGAAATAAGCATTATGATTAATGAAGAGGATCACATTCGTATTCAATGTTTATTTCCTGGTCTTCAATTAACAGAAGCGTTAAAAGTGGCTAATGAGCTTGATGATTGGATTGAGGAACATGTCAATTATGCGTTTGATGAAAAACTCGGATATTTAACAAGCTGTCCGACAAACGTTGGAACAGGGATGCGCGCTTCTGTTATGATGCATCTCCCGGCTCTCGTTTTAACACAGCAAATAAACCGCATTATTCCAGCAATCAACCAACTAGGATTAGTAGTACGCGGAACATATGGAGAAGGCAGCGAGGCGTTAGGTAACATTTTCCAAATTTCAAATCAAATTACATTAGGAAAGTCGGAAGAGGATATTGTGGAAGATTTGAAAAGCGTTGTTCAACAATTAATTGCCCAGGAAAGAATGGCGAGGGAGACATTAGTCAAAACTTTAAACATACAATTAGAAGACAGAGTATTCCGTTCTTATGGGATATTAGCAAATAGCCGTGTTATTGAATCTAAAGAAGCAGCGCAATGTTTGTCTGATGTACGTTTAGGAATTGACTTAGGATATATTAAAAATATTTCGCGCAATATTTTAAATGAGCTGATGATTTTAACTCAACCTGGATTTTTACAACAGTATGCAGGCGGCGTGCTAAGACCGGAAGAACGGGATGTTCGACGGGCGGCATTAATCCGCGAACGTCTAAAAATGGAAGAAAGAAAAGCGATGGAGGGTGATGAATAA